The proteins below are encoded in one region of Calliopsis andreniformis isolate RMS-2024a unplaced genomic scaffold, iyCalAndr_principal scaffold0048, whole genome shotgun sequence:
- the Nst gene encoding phosphoglucomutase 3-like protein nst isoform X2, which translates to MEKLQLENVLNAQYNKKYNGFIQYGTAGFRTKAEYLDHVLYRMGLLAVLRSKSKNAAIGLMITASHNIESDNGVKLIDPAGEMLEASWETIATNIANVEDAKLLSTVEQIIKEQNINMSVNATIITGRDTRNSSPMLLNAAIAGIQALQGTVRNFDVVTTPQLHYLVVCINTSNRYGDPSLDGYYTKLSKAFKHMRQNNINNGQYIAEVSLDAANGVGASALKEFQKHLRTAIKINIYNDGNGELNHMCGADYVKVKHEPPINFPLNSNVRCASIDGDADRIVYFYLDESRNFHLLDGDRIATLIAGYFKELLQECRLSFQLGLVQTAYANGGSTNYISNTLQIPVACVPTGIKHLHNKALEFDIGIYFEANGHGTVVFKNTVVETIKNVAANLELPVTERTAATKLVNIIDLINQTVGDALSDMLLVETILHAKGWGIVDWERKYEDLPNKQLKIKVSNKNVITTTDAGRRCVTPEGLQDEIDKVVSQYKKGRSFVSDVPRVYNRRKNYSILAIAGLWSYRFWIRNSCAEKSVPF; encoded by the exons atggaaaaactacaaTTAGAAAATGTTTTGAATGCTCAGTATAATAAGAAATATAATGGTTTTATTCAATATGGAACTGCAGGCTTTAGAACAAA AGCAGAATATCTTGATCATGTTCTCTACAGAATGGGACTTTTGGCAGTGTTAAGATCTAAAAGTAAAAATG CTGCAATTGGTTTAATGATCACTGCAAGTCACAATATTGAATCAGATAATGGTGTGAAATTAATAGACCCAGCTGGTGAAATGTTAGAGGCATCTTGGGAAACCATAGCAACTAATATAGCAAATGTAGAAGATGCAAAATTACTTTCTACAGTAGAACAAATTATAAAAGAACAAAACATTAATATGTCTGTAAATGCAACTATAATAACTGGCAGAGATACAAGAAATAGTAGTCCTATGTTATTAAATGCTGCAATTGCAGGAATTCAAGCTTTACAAGGAACTGTAAGAAATTTTGATGTAGTTACAACTCCTCAATTGCATTATCTTGTTGTATGTATAAATACTAGTAACAGGTATGGTGATCCCTCATTGGATGgttattatacaaaattatcTAAAGCATTTAAGCATATGAGacaaaataacattaataatggaCAGTACATAGCAGAAGTATCATTAGATGCTGCTAATGGCGTTGGTGCTAGTGCTCTAAAAGAATTTCAAAAGCATTTGAGAACAGCAATTAAAATCAATATTTATAACGATGGTAACGGTGAATTAAATCATATg TGTGGAGCTGATTACGTTAAAGTGAAACACGAACCACCCATAAATTttcctttgaattcaaatgttAGATGTGCATCTATAGATGGTGATGCTGATAGAATAGTTTACTTTTATCTAGATGAAAGTAGAAATTTTCATCTTCTGGATGGTGATCGGATAGCAACACTTATTGCAGGATATTTTAAAGAACTTCTACAAGAATGTCGTTTATCGTTTCAACTTGGTTTAGTTCAAACAGCATATGCTAATGGTGGTTCTACTAACTACATCTCAAATACACTG CAAATTCCTGTTGCGTGTGTGCCAACTGGTATTAAGCATCTCCATAACAAAGCATTAGAATTTGATATAGGAATATATTTTGAAGCAAATGGACatggaactgtagtatttaagaACACTGTCGTTGAAACGATAAAAAATGTTGCTGCAAATTTAGA ATTACCTGTTACTGAAAGAACAGCGGCTACTAAATTAGTAAATATAATTGAtctaataaatcaaacagttggtGATGCTCTTAGTGATATGTTACTAGTAGAAACAATTTTGCACGCGAAAGGCTGGGGTATCGTAGATTGGGAAAGAAAATATGAAGATCTACCGAATAAACAGTTGAAAATAAAAGTTAgcaataaaaatgttataacaACAACTGATGCAGGAAGGCGATgtgtaacgccagaaggattgcAAGATGAAATTGATAAAGTAGTATCACAGTATAAAAAAGGTCGATCCTTTGTCAG TGATGTACCCAGGGTGTACAACAGGAGGAAAAATTACAGTATTCTCGCAATAGCGGGCCTCTGGAGCTACAG
- the Nst gene encoding phosphoglucomutase 3-like protein nst isoform X3, with product MEKLQLENVLNAQYNKKYNGFIQYGTAGFRTKAEYLDHVLYRMGLLAVLRSKSKNAAIGLMITASHNIESDNGVKLIDPAGEMLEASWETIATNIANVEDAKLLSTVEQIIKEQNINMSVNATIITGRDTRNSSPMLLNAAIAGIQALQGTVRNFDVVTTPQLHYLVVCINTSNRYGDPSLDGYYTKLSKAFKHMRQNNINNGQYIAEVSLDAANGVGASALKEFQKHLRTAIKINIYNDGNGELNHMCGADYVKVKHEPPINFPLNSNVRCASIDGDADRIVYFYLDESRNFHLLDGDRIATLIAGYFKELLQECRLSFQLGLVQTAYANGGSTNYISNTLQIPVACVPTGIKHLHNKALEFDIGIYFEANGHGTVVFKNTVVETIKNVAANLELPVTERTAATKLVNIIDLINQTVGDALSDMLLVETILHAKGWGIVDWERKYEDLPNKQLKIKVSNKNVITTTDAGRRCVTPEGLQDEIDKVVSQYKKGRSFVRFWIRNSCAEKSVPF from the exons atggaaaaactacaaTTAGAAAATGTTTTGAATGCTCAGTATAATAAGAAATATAATGGTTTTATTCAATATGGAACTGCAGGCTTTAGAACAAA AGCAGAATATCTTGATCATGTTCTCTACAGAATGGGACTTTTGGCAGTGTTAAGATCTAAAAGTAAAAATG CTGCAATTGGTTTAATGATCACTGCAAGTCACAATATTGAATCAGATAATGGTGTGAAATTAATAGACCCAGCTGGTGAAATGTTAGAGGCATCTTGGGAAACCATAGCAACTAATATAGCAAATGTAGAAGATGCAAAATTACTTTCTACAGTAGAACAAATTATAAAAGAACAAAACATTAATATGTCTGTAAATGCAACTATAATAACTGGCAGAGATACAAGAAATAGTAGTCCTATGTTATTAAATGCTGCAATTGCAGGAATTCAAGCTTTACAAGGAACTGTAAGAAATTTTGATGTAGTTACAACTCCTCAATTGCATTATCTTGTTGTATGTATAAATACTAGTAACAGGTATGGTGATCCCTCATTGGATGgttattatacaaaattatcTAAAGCATTTAAGCATATGAGacaaaataacattaataatggaCAGTACATAGCAGAAGTATCATTAGATGCTGCTAATGGCGTTGGTGCTAGTGCTCTAAAAGAATTTCAAAAGCATTTGAGAACAGCAATTAAAATCAATATTTATAACGATGGTAACGGTGAATTAAATCATATg TGTGGAGCTGATTACGTTAAAGTGAAACACGAACCACCCATAAATTttcctttgaattcaaatgttAGATGTGCATCTATAGATGGTGATGCTGATAGAATAGTTTACTTTTATCTAGATGAAAGTAGAAATTTTCATCTTCTGGATGGTGATCGGATAGCAACACTTATTGCAGGATATTTTAAAGAACTTCTACAAGAATGTCGTTTATCGTTTCAACTTGGTTTAGTTCAAACAGCATATGCTAATGGTGGTTCTACTAACTACATCTCAAATACACTG CAAATTCCTGTTGCGTGTGTGCCAACTGGTATTAAGCATCTCCATAACAAAGCATTAGAATTTGATATAGGAATATATTTTGAAGCAAATGGACatggaactgtagtatttaagaACACTGTCGTTGAAACGATAAAAAATGTTGCTGCAAATTTAGA ATTACCTGTTACTGAAAGAACAGCGGCTACTAAATTAGTAAATATAATTGAtctaataaatcaaacagttggtGATGCTCTTAGTGATATGTTACTAGTAGAAACAATTTTGCACGCGAAAGGCTGGGGTATCGTAGATTGGGAAAGAAAATATGAAGATCTACCGAATAAACAGTTGAAAATAAAAGTTAgcaataaaaatgttataacaACAACTGATGCAGGAAGGCGATgtgtaacgccagaaggattgcAAGATGAAATTGATAAAGTAGTATCACAGTATAAAAAAGGTCGATCCTTTGTCAG
- the Nst gene encoding phosphoglucomutase 3-like protein nst isoform X1: protein MEKLQLENVLNAQYNKKYNGFIQYGTAGFRTKAEYLDHVLYRMGLLAVLRSKSKNAAIGLMITASHNIESDNGVKLIDPAGEMLEASWETIATNIANVEDAKLLSTVEQIIKEQNINMSVNATIITGRDTRNSSPMLLNAAIAGIQALQGTVRNFDVVTTPQLHYLVVCINTSNRYGDPSLDGYYTKLSKAFKHMRQNNINNGQYIAEVSLDAANGVGASALKEFQKHLRTAIKINIYNDGNGELNHMCGADYVKVKHEPPINFPLNSNVRCASIDGDADRIVYFYLDESRNFHLLDGDRIATLIAGYFKELLQECRLSFQLGLVQTAYANGGSTNYISNTLQIPVACVPTGIKHLHNKALEFDIGIYFEANGHGTVVFKNTVVETIKNVAANLELPVTERTAATKLVNIIDLINQTVGDALSDMLLVETILHAKGWGIVDWERKYEDLPNKQLKIKVSNKNVITTTDAGRRCVTPEGLQDEIDKVVSQYKKGRSFVRPSGTEDIVRVYAECEDSNDLNKMVIDVALLVYRRAGGVGAEPQL from the exons atggaaaaactacaaTTAGAAAATGTTTTGAATGCTCAGTATAATAAGAAATATAATGGTTTTATTCAATATGGAACTGCAGGCTTTAGAACAAA AGCAGAATATCTTGATCATGTTCTCTACAGAATGGGACTTTTGGCAGTGTTAAGATCTAAAAGTAAAAATG CTGCAATTGGTTTAATGATCACTGCAAGTCACAATATTGAATCAGATAATGGTGTGAAATTAATAGACCCAGCTGGTGAAATGTTAGAGGCATCTTGGGAAACCATAGCAACTAATATAGCAAATGTAGAAGATGCAAAATTACTTTCTACAGTAGAACAAATTATAAAAGAACAAAACATTAATATGTCTGTAAATGCAACTATAATAACTGGCAGAGATACAAGAAATAGTAGTCCTATGTTATTAAATGCTGCAATTGCAGGAATTCAAGCTTTACAAGGAACTGTAAGAAATTTTGATGTAGTTACAACTCCTCAATTGCATTATCTTGTTGTATGTATAAATACTAGTAACAGGTATGGTGATCCCTCATTGGATGgttattatacaaaattatcTAAAGCATTTAAGCATATGAGacaaaataacattaataatggaCAGTACATAGCAGAAGTATCATTAGATGCTGCTAATGGCGTTGGTGCTAGTGCTCTAAAAGAATTTCAAAAGCATTTGAGAACAGCAATTAAAATCAATATTTATAACGATGGTAACGGTGAATTAAATCATATg TGTGGAGCTGATTACGTTAAAGTGAAACACGAACCACCCATAAATTttcctttgaattcaaatgttAGATGTGCATCTATAGATGGTGATGCTGATAGAATAGTTTACTTTTATCTAGATGAAAGTAGAAATTTTCATCTTCTGGATGGTGATCGGATAGCAACACTTATTGCAGGATATTTTAAAGAACTTCTACAAGAATGTCGTTTATCGTTTCAACTTGGTTTAGTTCAAACAGCATATGCTAATGGTGGTTCTACTAACTACATCTCAAATACACTG CAAATTCCTGTTGCGTGTGTGCCAACTGGTATTAAGCATCTCCATAACAAAGCATTAGAATTTGATATAGGAATATATTTTGAAGCAAATGGACatggaactgtagtatttaagaACACTGTCGTTGAAACGATAAAAAATGTTGCTGCAAATTTAGA ATTACCTGTTACTGAAAGAACAGCGGCTACTAAATTAGTAAATATAATTGAtctaataaatcaaacagttggtGATGCTCTTAGTGATATGTTACTAGTAGAAACAATTTTGCACGCGAAAGGCTGGGGTATCGTAGATTGGGAAAGAAAATATGAAGATCTACCGAATAAACAGTTGAAAATAAAAGTTAgcaataaaaatgttataacaACAACTGATGCAGGAAGGCGATgtgtaacgccagaaggattgcAAGATGAAATTGATAAAGTAGTATCACAGTATAAAAAAGGTCGATCCTTTGTCAG ACCATCTGGGACGGAAGATATTGTACGAGTGTATGCAGAATGCGAAGATTCAAATGATCTTAATAAAATGGTTATAGATGTAGCTTTATTAGTCTATAGACGTGCAGGTGGAGTTGGAGCTGAACCTCAGCTTTAG